A stretch of the Conger conger chromosome 3, fConCon1.1, whole genome shotgun sequence genome encodes the following:
- the phospho2 gene encoding pyridoxal phosphate phosphatase PHOSPHO2 has translation MKSLVVFDFDHTIVDDNSDTWVIKCAPNQSLPSWLKNSYQKGRWTEYMGRVMSYLGDQAVSRDNVRSVMESIPFTDGMVEVLTCISQNKNHIDCIIISDSNSIFIDWILGAAGVRTAVDSVFTNPATFDDRGYMSVQCYHSHECGQCPVNLCKRRVLDDFIKRQRQGGVQYERICYVGDGGNDLCPVKILREGDLVMARTGYTLERLLSSPRVSESSLKPRIVVWSSGFEILNEIHSLLI, from the coding sequence ATGAAGTCCCTTGTCGTTTTCGATTTTGACCACACGATAGTGGACGATAATAGCGACACCTGGGTGATAAAATGTGCTCCTAACCAAAGTCTACCAAGCTGGCTCAAGAACTCGTACCAGAAAGGACGCTGGACTGAATATATGGGGCGAGTGATGTCTTATTTAGGAGATCAGGCAGTTAGCCGCGACAATGTCCGAAGCGTCATGGAATCCATACCTTTTACAGACGGAATGGTCGAGGTTTTAACGTGCATCTCTCAAAACAAAAATCACATTGACTGCATCATCATCTCCGATTCCAACTCCATCTTCATTGACTGGATTCTTGGAGCAGCTGGTGTCAGAACTGCGGTTGACAGTGTCTTTACAAATCCTGCCACCTTTGACGACCGTGGCTACATGTCAGTGCAGTGCTATCATTCTCATGAATGCGGTCAGTGTCCTGTCAATCTGTGTAAAAGGAGAGTTCTGGATGACTTCATTAAACGTCAGAGACAGGGCGGTGTACAGTATGAAAGAATCTGTTATGTCGGCGATGGAGGGAACGATCTCTGTCCCGTAAAGATTCTTAGAGAAGGGGACTTGGTAATGGCGAGAACGGGATATACGTTGGAGAGGCTTCTCTCATCTCCACGTGTCTCGGAGAGTTCATTAAAGCCACGAATCGTTGTGTGGTCAAGCGGATTTGAAATCCTAAATGAAATTCATTCACTGCTTATTTAA